One region of Scophthalmus maximus strain ysfricsl-2021 chromosome 13, ASM2237912v1, whole genome shotgun sequence genomic DNA includes:
- the gpr52 gene encoding G-protein coupled receptor 52, with the protein MNESELTTDPVLTANSSHVEVFPGRTFNHSCPLGWGLNEGLETCVLETAVIVLLTVLIIAGNLTVIFVFHCAPLLHHYTTSYFIQTMAYADLLVGLSCLVPTLSLLHYPASVQEPITCQVFSYVISVLKSVSMACLACISVDRYLAITKPLSYNQLVTPCRLRGCITLICVYSSLVFLPSFFGWGKPGYHGDIFEWCAHSWPTSALFTGFVVCLLYAPAALVVCFTYYHIFRICQQHNREISERRARFPSQEMEAGEGGGSGGHQGGHGPDRRYAMVLFRITSVFYMLWLPYIIYFMLESSHVLESPALSFITTWLAISNSFCNCVIYSLSNSVFRLGMRRLSQTICTFSHCAADDRDFVEPKPRKRANSCSI; encoded by the coding sequence ATGAACGAGTCTGAACTGACAACGGATCCGGTGCTCACTGCCAACAGCAGCCATGTAGAGGTCTTTCCTGGAAGGACCTTCAACCACTCCTGTCCCCTGGGCTGGGGGCTGAATGAAGGCCTGGAGACTTGCGTCCTAGAGACTGCTGTTATTGTACTTCTGACAGTGCTCATCATTGCAGGGAACCTGACGGTGATCTTTGTGTTCCACTGTGCCCCCCTGTtacaccattacaccaccagCTACTTCATCCAGACAATGGCCTATGCTGATCTGCTGGTTGGTCTTAGCTGCCTGGTGCCCACCCTGTCTCTGCTCCACTACCCGGCAAGTGTCCAGGAGCCCATCACATGCCAGGTGTTCAGTTATGTTATCTCTGTACTGAAGAGTGTTTCGATGGCCTGCCTGGCTTGTATCAGTGTGGACCGTTACCTGGCCATAACTAAACCCCTATCTTACAACCAACTGGTGACGCCATGCCGGTTACGAGGCTGCATCACCCTCATCTGTGTCTACTCGAGCCTGGTTTTCCTGCCCTCCTTCTTTGGGTGGGGTAAGCCAGGATATCATGGGGACATTTTTGAATGGTGCGCTCACTCTTGGCCAACTTCTGCCCTTTTTACAGGCTTTGTAGTGTGCCTGCTCTATGCACCTGCTGCACTTGTGGTCTGTTTTACCTATTACCATATCTTTCGCATTTGCCAGCAGCACAATAGGGAGATTAGTGAACGGCGGGCACGTTTTCCAAGCCAGGAGATGGAGGCCGGAGAGGGGGGTGGCAGTGGTGGGCATCAGGGAGGGCATGGACCAGATCGGCGCTATGCGATGGTGCTCTTTCGCATCACCAGCGTTTTTTATATGCTCTGGCTGCCCTACATAATCTACTTCATGCTGGAGAGCTCCCATGTGCTGGAGAGTCCTGCCCTTTCCTTCATCACCACCTGGCTAGCCATTAGCAACAGCTTTTGCAACTGTGTTATCTACAGCCTGTCTAATAGTGTGTTCCGCCTGGGCATGCGTAGGCTCTCGCAGACAATTTGCACCTTCAGCCACTGTGCAGCTGACGACAGGGATTTTGTGGAGCCTAAACCAAGGAAGAGGGCAAACTCGTGCTCCATCTGA